Proteins from one Corallococcus exiguus genomic window:
- a CDS encoding tetratricopeptide repeat protein, producing the protein MTGPFTGLITAALLAAAAPGPGRVGPNTNPIVSKAKEREELVAKLKRDIFKVDRAIGETEKLISKSRNAPYLPDLQFRLAELYVEKSRYVYYLQAETRPEGATGAIVSPETRLMKQKAVQMYYRLLREYPDFKDGDQVTFYLAHEQRELGQFDEMLKTLGDLTRKYPTSPLRLEAEQILGDHFFDKAELVEAEKHYQAILELPPSPVHDLARYKMGWIRVNQAKHAEAVTFFEAAAASAPLPGVDVKKALNVKREALLDLVYSYTEAKPPKGALNYFEKLSEGRATYALALDKLGNRYFIKQQYEWAIPTLRKLMEVQPDPEMDLERSQKLYDSLKAAKGKVMPEPEDIRFLVRAAVQSKTDPEMSESDRKKQLAETEEMARDLSTQVHLAAQKADSRDLYLKAAAAYREYLGLFRPDQYVRPIMKNRADALFAAKEFPEAARQFEELARYEDKAKDGKAVDTAMYGALLAHFSTLKPEEAQKRNAFEVADARQALKLLGATYVSRYPQSPHVLDVKFNIARAYYEDGDYPKAAELFTAFALAHPQYKDAPVAGNLALDSLRQVNDFKKLDETGRKFLASSLPSNFRGEVQKILTQSKAEALDELALQSAQETGDVIEGLMKVADENKNSDIGEKALYGAFTAAREKRDLPRERELGAKLVQSYPKSQYLSDVLLTLGRHAAEAAAFNEAAGWFEQVGQKLTGDLASVDGWMAGARLRIALGEYKEASRNLETASEAAGARKGEVLSLLAETRLKQKDYSRAKTAAETALKLDKNNVAAAAVLAEVQATTAPTAPPDALISTLTAAVQGPNGQTEEAAKGLWYLGEILYRGYKDLPADKVEEKVAALQAMEGVYTQAASLGYPEWAVASLWKIALAYGHIADVVDQTPVPGGLSAAETKQFQDAVKQQVGPLKARSDEAFKACLSRAESLEVFNAAVVGCRSRTDVAALPVPQPAAPTQPAALEDLRKKAEKVLTAEALEALGMGYLDAHQYGMAQLTFGRVTELQDTRASAHAALGWAMLNLGDAMGAREAYAKALEADPTYDKARLNLAALRCRFGDTDGARRELAVLKDMGTLNGPDVDAGWKACK; encoded by the coding sequence ATGACCGGCCCGTTCACCGGCCTCATCACCGCCGCACTGCTCGCGGCCGCGGCCCCTGGCCCTGGCCGTGTTGGGCCCAACACCAACCCCATCGTGTCCAAGGCGAAGGAGCGCGAGGAGCTCGTCGCCAAGCTGAAGCGCGACATCTTCAAGGTGGACCGCGCCATCGGCGAGACCGAGAAGCTCATCTCCAAGAGCCGCAACGCCCCCTACCTGCCGGACCTGCAGTTCCGGCTGGCGGAGCTCTACGTCGAGAAGAGCCGCTACGTTTACTACCTCCAGGCGGAGACCCGGCCGGAGGGAGCCACGGGCGCCATCGTCTCTCCGGAGACGCGCCTGATGAAGCAGAAGGCGGTGCAGATGTACTACCGCCTGCTGCGCGAGTACCCGGACTTCAAGGACGGGGACCAGGTGACGTTCTACCTGGCGCACGAGCAGCGCGAACTGGGCCAGTTCGACGAGATGCTCAAGACGCTGGGGGACCTGACGCGCAAGTACCCCACCAGCCCGCTGCGCCTGGAAGCCGAGCAGATTCTCGGTGACCACTTCTTCGACAAGGCGGAGCTCGTCGAAGCGGAGAAGCACTACCAGGCCATCCTGGAGCTGCCGCCGTCGCCGGTGCACGACCTGGCCCGCTACAAGATGGGTTGGATTCGCGTGAACCAGGCCAAGCACGCGGAGGCCGTCACGTTCTTCGAGGCGGCGGCCGCCAGCGCGCCCCTGCCCGGCGTGGACGTGAAGAAGGCGCTCAACGTCAAGCGCGAGGCGCTGCTGGACCTGGTCTACAGCTACACGGAGGCCAAGCCCCCCAAGGGCGCGCTCAACTACTTCGAGAAGCTCAGCGAAGGCCGCGCCACGTACGCGCTCGCGCTGGACAAGCTGGGCAACCGCTACTTCATCAAGCAGCAGTACGAGTGGGCCATCCCCACGCTGCGCAAGCTGATGGAAGTGCAGCCCGACCCTGAGATGGACCTGGAGCGGAGCCAGAAGCTGTACGACTCGCTCAAGGCCGCCAAGGGCAAGGTGATGCCGGAGCCGGAGGACATCCGCTTCCTCGTGCGCGCCGCGGTGCAGAGCAAGACGGACCCGGAGATGTCGGAGTCCGACCGCAAGAAGCAGCTCGCGGAGACGGAGGAGATGGCGCGCGACCTGTCCACGCAGGTGCACCTGGCCGCGCAGAAGGCGGACTCGCGGGACCTGTACCTCAAGGCCGCGGCCGCCTACCGCGAGTACCTGGGGCTGTTCCGGCCAGACCAGTACGTGCGGCCCATCATGAAGAACCGCGCGGACGCGCTCTTCGCCGCCAAGGAGTTCCCGGAGGCCGCGCGCCAGTTCGAGGAGCTGGCCCGCTACGAGGACAAGGCCAAGGACGGCAAGGCCGTGGACACCGCCATGTACGGCGCGCTCCTGGCCCACTTCTCCACGCTCAAGCCGGAGGAGGCGCAGAAGCGCAACGCCTTCGAAGTGGCGGACGCTCGGCAGGCCCTGAAGCTCCTGGGCGCGACCTACGTGTCGCGCTACCCGCAGAGCCCGCACGTGCTGGACGTGAAGTTCAACATCGCGCGCGCCTACTACGAGGACGGCGATTACCCGAAGGCGGCGGAGCTGTTCACCGCGTTCGCGCTGGCGCACCCGCAGTACAAGGACGCGCCGGTGGCGGGCAACCTGGCCCTGGACAGCCTGCGGCAGGTGAACGACTTCAAGAAGCTGGACGAGACGGGCCGCAAGTTCCTCGCGTCCTCGCTGCCGTCCAACTTCCGCGGTGAAGTGCAGAAGATCCTCACGCAGAGCAAGGCCGAAGCCCTGGACGAGCTGGCCCTGCAGAGCGCGCAGGAGACGGGCGACGTCATCGAAGGCCTGATGAAGGTCGCGGACGAGAACAAGAACAGCGACATCGGCGAGAAGGCGCTCTACGGCGCGTTCACCGCCGCGCGCGAGAAGCGCGACCTGCCACGCGAGCGCGAGCTGGGCGCGAAGCTGGTGCAGTCCTACCCCAAGAGCCAGTACCTGTCGGACGTGCTGCTGACGCTGGGCCGGCACGCGGCGGAGGCGGCGGCCTTCAACGAGGCGGCCGGCTGGTTCGAACAGGTGGGCCAGAAGCTGACGGGCGACCTGGCGTCGGTGGACGGCTGGATGGCCGGTGCCCGCCTGCGCATCGCGCTGGGTGAGTACAAGGAAGCGTCCCGCAACCTGGAGACGGCGTCGGAGGCCGCGGGCGCGCGCAAGGGCGAGGTGCTGTCGCTGCTCGCCGAGACGCGCCTGAAGCAGAAGGACTACTCGCGCGCGAAGACGGCGGCGGAGACGGCGCTCAAGCTGGACAAGAACAACGTGGCCGCCGCGGCGGTGCTCGCGGAGGTGCAGGCCACCACCGCGCCCACCGCTCCGCCGGACGCGCTCATCTCCACCCTCACCGCCGCGGTGCAGGGCCCCAACGGCCAGACGGAGGAAGCGGCCAAGGGACTCTGGTACCTGGGTGAGATCCTCTACCGCGGCTACAAGGACCTGCCGGCGGACAAGGTGGAGGAGAAGGTCGCCGCGCTCCAGGCCATGGAGGGCGTCTACACGCAAGCCGCGTCGCTCGGGTATCCGGAGTGGGCGGTGGCGTCGCTGTGGAAGATTGCCCTGGCGTACGGCCACATCGCGGACGTGGTGGACCAGACGCCGGTGCCCGGCGGGCTGTCCGCCGCGGAGACGAAGCAGTTCCAGGACGCGGTGAAGCAGCAGGTGGGGCCGCTCAAGGCCCGCTCGGACGAAGCCTTCAAGGCGTGTCTGTCCCGCGCGGAGTCGCTGGAGGTCTTCAACGCGGCGGTGGTGGGTTGCCGCAGCCGCACGGACGTGGCCGCGCTGCCGGTGCCGCAGCCGGCCGCGCCCACGCAGCCCGCGGCGCTGGAGGACCTGCGCAAGAAGGCGGAGAAGGTGCTCACCGCGGAGGCGCTGGAGGCCCTGGGCATGGGCTACCTGGATGCGCACCAGTACGGCATGGCGCAGCTGACCTTCGGGCGCGTGACGGAGCTGCAGGACACGCGCGCGTCCGCGCACGCGGCGCTGGGCTGGGCCATGCTCAACCTGGGCGATGCCATGGGTGCCCGCGAGGCGTACGCCAAGGCGCTGGAGGCGGACCCCACCTACGACAAGGCCCGCCTCAACCTGGCCGCGCTGCGCTGCCGCTTCGGCGACACGGATGGCGCGCGCCGCGAGCTGGCCGTGCTCAAGGACATGGGCACGCTCAACGGTCCGGACGTGGACGCGGGGTGGAAGGCATGCAAGTGA
- a CDS encoding outer membrane beta-barrel domain-containing protein, with protein sequence MRFLLLSLLCLVPGLARAQAEELENPGTVSAVQDRLYRMHHELSLGVGVLPADAFYKGLIGTVGYTYHFSDSVAWQVGRGTYSYNVQTSLRRQLERDFDAAPTATAFEDQVQWMVGSDLMWSPLYGKTSFLNSNVIHFEVFLLAGGTVVKVDRSDGFRPAVNLGLGVRMFSSQNVSFRLDVTNNTVFAGASRIINVPTVQIGTAFNFGATE encoded by the coding sequence GTGCGATTCCTCCTGCTCTCCCTCCTGTGCCTGGTGCCCGGCCTCGCGCGCGCCCAGGCCGAGGAACTCGAGAACCCCGGCACCGTCTCCGCGGTGCAGGACCGGCTCTACCGCATGCACCACGAGCTCTCGCTCGGCGTGGGCGTGCTGCCCGCGGATGCCTTCTACAAGGGGCTCATCGGCACCGTCGGCTACACGTACCACTTCAGCGACAGCGTCGCGTGGCAGGTGGGCCGAGGCACGTACAGCTACAACGTGCAGACCAGCCTGCGCCGCCAGTTGGAGCGCGACTTCGACGCCGCCCCCACCGCCACCGCCTTCGAGGACCAGGTGCAGTGGATGGTGGGCTCCGACCTCATGTGGAGCCCGCTGTACGGCAAGACGTCCTTCCTCAACTCCAACGTCATCCACTTCGAGGTCTTCCTCCTGGCCGGCGGCACGGTGGTGAAGGTGGACCGCAGCGACGGCTTCCGCCCCGCGGTCAACCTGGGCCTGGGCGTGCGCATGTTCTCCAGCCAGAACGTGTCCTTCCGCCTGGACGTCACCAACAACACCGTCTTCGCGGGCGCGTCGCGCATCATCAACGTGCCCACCGTGCAGATTGGGACGGCCTTCAACTTCGGCGCCACGGAATGA
- a CDS encoding AgmX/PglI C-terminal domain-containing protein, producing the protein MSGQPSVLQVVILRDGLLVGTEVFVPGTYALGSDASSDLRLDDASVSPRHALLYFQNGRTAIQDAGGGTSGVFVNGHQVTACEIRSVDEVLCGPFVLKTRILNQRPVETKPQPPPEVAALLGGAGAPHSAIPNGGNGATHAFGPATNGFAPQHGAQAVHAQQTVVAQQAQQAALAQQQAQQAAYAQQQAQQAALAQQQAQQAAYAQQQAQQAAYAQQQAQQAALAQQQAQQAAYAQQQAQQAAYAQQQAQQAALAQQQAQQAAYAQQQAQRAAQAQQAAQAQQAAYAQQAQQAAHAQHPGVHAQQQAQQAQQAAFAQQNAHAHPGAHAGHPQAAHAHAGHAPQAAHGAHLNGAHAAQPSASKPAPAPAVPPGTVPSARRRPPSEVMPSLLVADDLLADLDADVAAPTSGPLVLDKTPASRPTHAPKIGPGKGAAQLYLELYWGAVRRDARRFAPDAKKPVKAAQEELAPMPLWGFTLPEGDDFTLAESVNGNYRLFVPPGTDVEKAHSDGRFAPVTTAALESDGSRRFVTLRDGAAARLTQGKMSLVAYAAPAPERVFVNPLKGLPWLTLFFLAIFGGGLGWFIATRPQGPATADFTQKNLPPVALRLIAPEPKKKEEAKKKLEALKKKEPVKEKPVVAEKAPPKPVKEVQVPKAVAAAPESKALKALAKLSAAGPAANDLLAAVDKLGSGPGSKNAKQTNYKLAGLIGKAPIANAGLGTFGLGGGGKGGGATLGAELLRGKGGGGIGALGAGGVGKGAVGGTVTRATARSISSTQGTVDREAVAKVINSHLNEVHGCYERALLKDPGLAGKVVLEWAIGLNGRVASAKTKSSTLRNASVEACILSSLKGWQFPAPKGGQVIITYPFLFNSVGY; encoded by the coding sequence TTGAGCGGCCAGCCCAGCGTCCTGCAAGTCGTCATCCTCCGCGACGGCCTCCTGGTGGGGACGGAGGTCTTCGTCCCCGGCACCTACGCGCTCGGCTCCGATGCATCGTCGGATCTGCGGCTGGACGACGCGTCCGTGTCGCCGCGCCATGCGTTGCTGTACTTCCAGAACGGTCGCACCGCGATCCAGGACGCGGGCGGTGGAACCAGCGGCGTCTTCGTCAACGGACACCAGGTCACCGCCTGTGAGATCCGCTCCGTGGATGAGGTGCTGTGCGGTCCGTTCGTCCTGAAGACGCGGATCCTCAACCAGCGTCCCGTCGAGACCAAGCCGCAGCCGCCGCCCGAGGTCGCCGCGCTCCTCGGAGGTGCGGGGGCTCCGCACTCCGCGATCCCGAACGGAGGGAACGGGGCGACGCACGCGTTCGGACCCGCCACGAATGGCTTCGCGCCCCAGCACGGCGCGCAGGCCGTCCACGCGCAGCAGACCGTCGTCGCACAGCAAGCTCAGCAAGCCGCGCTGGCACAACAGCAGGCTCAGCAGGCCGCATACGCGCAGCAACAGGCTCAGCAGGCCGCACTCGCGCAGCAACAGGCTCAGCAAGCCGCCTACGCTCAGCAGCAGGCGCAACAGGCCGCCTACGCGCAGCAGCAAGCCCAGCAGGCCGCGTTGGCACAACAGCAGGCGCAGCAGGCCGCCTACGCCCAGCAGCAGGCTCAGCAGGCCGCCTACGCCCAGCAGCAGGCTCAGCAGGCCGCGCTGGCACAACAGCAGGCGCAGCAGGCCGCCTACGCTCAGCAGCAGGCTCAGCGCGCCGCACAGGCCCAGCAGGCGGCACAGGCGCAGCAGGCCGCATACGCGCAGCAGGCACAACAAGCGGCGCATGCGCAGCATCCGGGCGTGCATGCCCAGCAGCAGGCGCAACAGGCTCAACAGGCGGCCTTCGCGCAGCAGAACGCGCACGCCCACCCCGGCGCGCACGCGGGGCATCCCCAGGCCGCGCACGCTCATGCGGGCCACGCACCGCAGGCCGCGCACGGCGCGCACCTGAATGGTGCCCACGCCGCGCAGCCCTCGGCCTCGAAGCCGGCCCCCGCTCCCGCGGTTCCCCCGGGCACCGTCCCCTCCGCGCGGCGCCGTCCTCCGTCGGAGGTCATGCCCAGCCTCCTCGTCGCGGACGATCTGCTCGCGGACCTGGACGCGGACGTCGCGGCGCCCACCTCCGGCCCCCTCGTCCTCGACAAGACCCCGGCCAGCCGCCCCACGCACGCGCCGAAGATCGGCCCGGGCAAGGGCGCGGCCCAGCTCTACCTGGAGCTGTACTGGGGCGCCGTGCGCCGCGACGCGCGCCGCTTCGCCCCGGACGCGAAGAAGCCCGTGAAGGCCGCCCAGGAGGAACTGGCCCCCATGCCGCTGTGGGGCTTCACCCTCCCGGAGGGTGACGACTTCACCCTCGCCGAGTCCGTCAACGGCAACTACCGCCTCTTCGTGCCCCCCGGCACCGACGTGGAGAAGGCGCACAGCGACGGCCGCTTCGCCCCCGTCACCACCGCCGCGCTCGAGTCCGACGGCAGCCGCCGCTTCGTCACCCTGCGCGACGGCGCCGCCGCCCGCCTCACCCAGGGCAAGATGTCGCTCGTCGCCTACGCGGCCCCCGCCCCCGAGCGCGTCTTCGTCAACCCGCTCAAGGGCCTGCCCTGGCTGACCCTCTTCTTCCTCGCCATCTTCGGCGGCGGCCTGGGCTGGTTCATCGCCACCCGGCCTCAAGGCCCCGCGACCGCGGACTTCACCCAGAAGAACCTCCCGCCCGTCGCGCTGCGCCTCATCGCCCCCGAGCCCAAGAAGAAGGAAGAGGCCAAGAAGAAGCTCGAGGCCCTCAAGAAGAAGGAGCCCGTGAAGGAGAAGCCCGTCGTCGCGGAGAAGGCTCCTCCCAAGCCCGTCAAGGAAGTGCAGGTCCCCAAGGCCGTGGCCGCCGCTCCTGAGAGCAAGGCGCTCAAGGCGCTCGCGAAGCTGTCCGCCGCGGGCCCCGCCGCCAATGACCTGCTGGCCGCCGTGGACAAGCTGGGCAGCGGCCCGGGCAGCAAGAACGCCAAGCAGACCAACTACAAACTCGCGGGCCTCATCGGCAAGGCGCCCATCGCCAACGCGGGCCTGGGCACCTTCGGCCTGGGCGGCGGCGGCAAGGGCGGCGGCGCCACCCTGGGCGCGGAGCTGCTGCGCGGCAAGGGCGGCGGCGGAATTGGCGCGCTGGGCGCGGGCGGCGTGGGCAAGGGCGCGGTGGGCGGCACCGTCACGCGCGCCACCGCTCGCAGCATCTCCTCCACCCAGGGCACCGTGGACCGCGAAGCCGTGGCCAAGGTCATCAACAGCCACCTCAATGAGGTGCACGGCTGCTACGAGCGCGCGCTGCTCAAGGACCCCGGCCTCGCTGGCAAGGTGGTGCTGGAGTGGGCCATCGGGCTCAACGGCCGCGTCGCCTCCGCCAAGACGAAGTCCTCCACCCTCCGCAACGCCTCCGTCGAGGCGTGCATCCTCAGCAGCCTGAAGGGCTGGCAGTTCCCAGCTCCCAAGGGCGGCCAAGTCATCATCACGTACCCGTTCCTCTTCAACTCGGTCGGCTACTGA
- a CDS encoding MtsA protein, protein MEDARAREACPRVIGVTRNRGWIAAVLGALVLLGLGVFVWMPPSGPAPTPTPTPTPAPSAAPAEPRPILQAVGPKLTSNQTSQPLALYGENLVPGLRLVLGAPLSREVPLTVVDARHGYARLPPDLQLPEGTFQTDVQLSLAATGPRPTGTARLTLVNDAAFPDLMAMALSPDGRTLFVASPPTDTVFALDVESGRVEAMAVGDGPSALATWKDASGHPWLGVAHQYGAELWLYALDAPERKARVVPAPSGAWGLEVDGAKGVAFVAEHLRDTVHALALEDGREKWSAAVDPNPRAMARWNGLLAVGSLQTGQVVLLRQDDGRELAPVVPKPGVPIVGGTTEAFSAQVMGGKAPRALVASDRLKRLFMSSLGPNVGPNAQRMEVSANSGVAVLDLDRQEVVRHRGFGAGVTEGLALDDRAGLLYAADVGLGQVRVLDAKALVKSDAAAREAVLQTLPVLAPEGTPWIRPVEDLGTKGRAGLELHSGPRSLALSPDGRTLYVLNRFTGTVAVVDVREARAGNARVTRQWPVVDVRSREQRRLGQVLYFSDVGRTGMSCDACHIEGHTGGVFFEKTRPMRIYRSTTALGSRDTPPYFTPASTRSIAETVETVGGRNRYHNPDPLPSEVEALALYTSLLPTAPNPYRGEDGAPLETVTLPDGRAGHPVKGLALFEGKARCTACHPTPLFTLDQDPSTRGQYQDVGTPIALPLRLEQQQLVTGAAPPSLVGTWDVWPLLTSATAGYAVQEDRLVVGSRFPLRTLLETPGLTHGAAQELTAEERDDLLAYLLTL, encoded by the coding sequence ATGGAGGATGCTCGCGCGCGGGAGGCATGCCCACGCGTGATAGGTGTCACTCGCAATCGGGGATGGATCGCGGCCGTGCTCGGAGCCCTGGTGCTCCTGGGCCTTGGGGTCTTCGTGTGGATGCCCCCGAGCGGGCCCGCGCCAACGCCAACGCCCACGCCCACGCCCGCGCCGTCCGCCGCTCCCGCTGAACCGCGCCCCATCCTCCAGGCGGTGGGCCCGAAGCTGACCAGCAACCAGACCTCGCAGCCGCTCGCCCTCTATGGTGAGAACCTGGTGCCGGGCCTGAGGTTGGTGCTCGGCGCGCCCCTGTCGCGGGAGGTGCCGCTCACGGTGGTGGACGCGCGCCATGGCTACGCGAGGCTCCCCCCCGACCTCCAGCTCCCCGAGGGCACCTTCCAGACGGACGTGCAACTGTCGCTCGCCGCGACCGGGCCCCGGCCCACGGGCACCGCCCGGCTCACCCTGGTCAACGACGCGGCCTTCCCGGACCTGATGGCGATGGCGCTGTCCCCGGACGGGCGCACGCTCTTCGTCGCGTCGCCGCCCACGGACACGGTGTTCGCGCTGGACGTGGAGTCTGGCCGCGTGGAGGCGATGGCGGTGGGAGACGGGCCGTCCGCGCTCGCGACCTGGAAGGACGCCAGCGGCCATCCCTGGCTGGGCGTGGCCCACCAGTACGGCGCGGAGCTCTGGCTGTACGCACTGGACGCGCCGGAGCGGAAGGCCCGGGTCGTCCCCGCGCCCTCGGGGGCATGGGGCCTGGAGGTGGACGGAGCGAAGGGCGTGGCCTTCGTCGCCGAGCACCTGCGCGACACGGTGCACGCGCTCGCGCTGGAGGATGGCCGCGAGAAATGGAGCGCGGCCGTGGATCCGAACCCGCGCGCGATGGCGCGGTGGAACGGACTGCTCGCGGTGGGCAGCCTCCAGACGGGGCAGGTGGTGCTGCTGCGCCAGGACGACGGCCGGGAGCTGGCGCCGGTGGTGCCGAAGCCGGGCGTCCCCATTGTCGGAGGCACCACGGAGGCCTTCTCCGCGCAGGTGATGGGTGGCAAGGCGCCGCGAGCCCTGGTCGCGAGCGACCGCTTGAAGCGGCTCTTCATGTCGAGCCTGGGGCCGAACGTGGGGCCCAACGCCCAGCGCATGGAGGTGAGTGCGAACAGCGGCGTCGCGGTGCTGGACCTGGACCGGCAGGAGGTGGTGCGGCACCGGGGCTTCGGCGCGGGCGTGACGGAGGGGCTGGCGCTGGATGACCGTGCCGGGCTGCTCTACGCGGCGGACGTGGGCCTGGGGCAGGTGCGGGTGCTGGACGCGAAGGCGCTGGTGAAGAGCGACGCGGCCGCGCGAGAGGCGGTGCTCCAGACGCTGCCGGTGCTCGCGCCGGAAGGCACGCCATGGATCCGCCCCGTGGAGGACCTGGGGACGAAGGGGAGGGCGGGGCTGGAGCTGCACTCCGGGCCGCGCTCGCTGGCGCTGTCCCCGGACGGACGCACGCTCTACGTGCTCAACCGCTTCACGGGCACGGTGGCGGTGGTGGACGTGCGTGAGGCGCGGGCGGGAAACGCGCGTGTGACGCGGCAGTGGCCGGTGGTGGACGTGCGTTCGCGCGAGCAGCGTCGGCTGGGCCAGGTGCTCTACTTCTCCGACGTGGGTCGCACGGGCATGAGCTGCGACGCGTGCCACATCGAAGGGCACACGGGAGGCGTCTTCTTCGAGAAGACGCGCCCCATGCGCATCTACCGGTCCACGACGGCCCTGGGCAGCCGGGACACGCCGCCCTACTTCACGCCCGCGAGCACGCGCAGCATCGCGGAGACGGTGGAGACGGTGGGCGGGCGCAACCGCTACCACAACCCGGATCCGCTGCCGTCGGAGGTGGAGGCGCTGGCGCTCTACACCTCGCTGCTGCCCACCGCGCCCAACCCGTACCGGGGAGAGGACGGCGCGCCGCTGGAGACCGTCACGCTGCCGGACGGCAGGGCCGGCCACCCGGTGAAGGGCCTGGCGCTCTTTGAAGGGAAGGCCCGGTGCACGGCCTGCCACCCCACGCCCCTCTTCACCCTGGACCAGGACCCCTCGACGCGGGGCCAGTATCAGGACGTCGGCACGCCCATCGCGCTGCCGCTGCGGCTGGAGCAGCAGCAACTGGTGACAGGAGCAGCGCCGCCCTCACTGGTGGGCACCTGGGACGTGTGGCCCCTCCTGACGAGCGCCACGGCGGGCTACGCGGTGCAGGAGGACCGGCTCGTGGTGGGCTCGCGCTTCCCGCTGCGCACGCTGCTGGAGACCCCAGGCCTGACCCACGGCGCCGCGCAGGAACTCACCGCCGAGGAGCGCGACGACCTGCTCGCGTACCTGCTCACGCTGTGA